From the genome of Clostridium sp. BNL1100, one region includes:
- a CDS encoding methyl-accepting chemotaxis protein — protein MLKNLKIAHKIIFLSAVLLLFIVIVGFTGYYFINSSHTEMGSMYQDRLLPIEWLNDNISKTNENESYILYLVLYGNDKQSQTQFINNIEINSKAIDENWEKYKKTKLDKFESDNIVVFEKARKEFRDVRDKILAAACAGNKEEAIDLLNNNISYLRGEQKTLEDLAEYCRNVANDINSQNNKNFIFAMEIMIAIIVFALVAGLLLSFLIANGIIRPIGMLKKELNLLVETGGDLTQEIDIKRKDEVGQLADSVNQFLANLRTIVSGIIKESTVVENSIALVEQKMEDLNTFVENVSATTEEISAGMEETAAATEQVNASSQEIESAIEAMNEKAQNGSMEAEEIGNRAITLRDSSILSEKTANDIYDETTHKLKTALENSKAVEHITVLTGTILQISEQTNLLALNAAIEAARAGEAGKGFAVVADEIRKLAEESKIAVNEIQRVTNEVVSAVEDLSEGSRTVLNFLDTTVRPDYSSMVKTGESYNNDAAFVFELISDFSATSQELTASVEGIIRAINDVTKTVNEGAAGTQSIAEQNIEIVEMVSKVKNEMEISSRSTQKLKGIVEKFTV, from the coding sequence ATGTTAAAAAACCTGAAGATAGCACATAAAATAATTTTTCTATCCGCTGTTTTACTTTTGTTCATAGTTATTGTAGGTTTTACAGGTTACTATTTTATAAATAGCTCCCATACAGAAATGGGTAGTATGTACCAGGACAGGCTGTTGCCCATAGAATGGCTGAACGATAACATAAGTAAAACAAATGAAAATGAATCATATATACTTTATTTAGTATTGTACGGCAATGATAAGCAATCGCAAACTCAGTTTATAAACAATATAGAAATCAATTCAAAAGCAATAGACGAAAATTGGGAAAAATATAAAAAAACGAAACTGGACAAATTTGAATCAGACAATATTGTGGTATTTGAAAAAGCCAGAAAAGAATTCAGAGACGTGAGGGATAAAATATTAGCAGCAGCATGTGCTGGGAATAAGGAAGAAGCCATTGATTTACTGAACAACAATATTAGTTATTTACGGGGTGAGCAAAAAACACTCGAGGATTTAGCTGAATACTGTAGAAATGTTGCAAATGACATTAATTCACAGAATAATAAAAACTTTATATTTGCTATGGAAATTATGATTGCAATAATTGTTTTTGCTTTGGTAGCTGGCTTGTTGCTTAGCTTCCTGATTGCAAATGGAATAATTAGACCTATAGGAATGCTAAAAAAAGAACTCAACTTATTGGTTGAAACAGGCGGAGACCTTACTCAGGAAATAGATATCAAGCGTAAAGATGAGGTAGGACAGCTTGCAGATTCAGTTAATCAATTTTTGGCTAATCTGCGAACTATAGTAAGCGGCATAATTAAAGAATCAACGGTTGTTGAAAACTCTATAGCATTAGTAGAACAGAAAATGGAGGATTTAAATACATTTGTTGAAAATGTGTCAGCTACTACCGAAGAGATTTCTGCCGGCATGGAGGAGACAGCTGCTGCAACGGAACAAGTAAATGCATCATCACAAGAAATTGAATCCGCAATAGAAGCAATGAATGAAAAGGCTCAAAATGGTTCAATGGAGGCAGAAGAAATAGGTAATCGGGCGATTACATTAAGAGACAGCTCAATATTATCTGAGAAAACAGCAAATGACATTTATGATGAAACAACACATAAATTAAAAACTGCATTGGAAAATTCAAAAGCAGTAGAGCATATTACTGTTCTGACTGGAACAATATTACAAATATCCGAACAGACTAATCTTCTTGCACTAAATGCAGCAATAGAAGCAGCAAGAGCAGGTGAAGCAGGAAAGGGATTTGCTGTTGTTGCCGACGAAATCCGAAAGCTGGCTGAGGAATCTAAAATAGCAGTAAATGAGATACAGAGGGTTACAAACGAAGTTGTTTCAGCAGTTGAAGATCTTTCTGAAGGCTCGAGAACAGTATTGAATTTTCTTGATACAACCGTTAGACCTGATTATTCTAGCATGGTGAAAACAGGTGAATCCTACAATAACGATGCGGCATTTGTATTTGAACTTATTTCTGATTTTAGTGCAACATCACAAGAACTCACAGCTTCAGTAGAAGGAATAATCCGTGCAATTAATGATGTAACCAAAACAGTAAATGAGGGTGCAGCGGGAACACAAAGTATAGCGGAGCAGAATATCGAGATAGTTGAAATGGTAAGTAAGGTTAAGAATGAAATGGAAATCAGCAGCAGAAGCACTCAAAAATTAAAGGGAATTGTTGAAAAATTTACAGTATAG
- a CDS encoding ABC-F family ATP-binding cassette domain-containing protein, whose amino-acid sequence MSILNVENVSHGFGARKILEDASFRLLKGEHVGLVGANGEGKSTFLNIITGKLMPDEGKVEWCNRITTGYLDQHTVLTPGKTIREALREAFQYMFDLEKEMLEIYEKMGDASESEINSMMEDVGDIQNVLEHNGFYILDSKIEEVANGLGLGDIGLETDVANLSGGQRAKVLLTKLLLQSPMILILDEPTNFLDENHINWLKNYLKNYENAFILVSHDIPFLNDVVNVIYHVENAVLTRYAGNYDEFQRMYQLAKQQTQQAYEKQQKEIEKLEDFIARNKARVATTNMAKSRQKKLDKMDIIEKVKEKAKPIFKFREARAPGRYIFQTENLVIGYESALSSPLNISLERGQKVAVKGVNGLGKSTLMKTLLGVQKSFAGSVKLDDYLYPGYFEQESERYNTNTALEEVWNDYPGMSNAEVRGALAKCGLTTEHITSQMMVLSGGENAKVRLCKLMLKDVNWLILDEPTNHLDVDAKDELKRALREFKGTVLLVCHEPEFYEDWVTDVWNVEDWTTKIV is encoded by the coding sequence ATGAGTATATTAAATGTAGAGAACGTAAGTCACGGCTTTGGTGCCAGGAAAATATTGGAGGATGCCTCTTTCAGACTTCTTAAGGGAGAGCATGTAGGACTTGTCGGTGCCAATGGTGAGGGAAAATCCACTTTTTTAAATATTATAACCGGTAAGCTTATGCCTGATGAGGGTAAGGTGGAATGGTGTAACAGAATAACAACGGGATATCTTGACCAACATACGGTTCTTACTCCGGGAAAGACTATCAGAGAAGCACTTCGAGAAGCTTTTCAGTATATGTTTGATTTGGAAAAGGAAATGCTGGAGATATATGAAAAAATGGGCGATGCTTCAGAGAGTGAAATTAACTCAATGATGGAAGACGTAGGGGATATACAGAATGTACTGGAGCATAACGGCTTTTATATATTGGATTCGAAGATAGAAGAAGTAGCAAACGGTCTGGGGCTTGGGGATATAGGTCTTGAAACAGATGTAGCAAACCTGAGCGGAGGACAGAGAGCAAAGGTACTACTTACAAAACTACTTCTGCAAAGCCCTATGATATTAATATTGGACGAGCCTACCAACTTTTTGGACGAGAATCATATTAACTGGCTTAAGAATTATTTGAAAAATTACGAAAACGCATTCATTCTTGTTTCACATGACATTCCATTTTTGAATGACGTTGTAAATGTAATTTACCATGTTGAGAATGCTGTGCTCACAAGGTATGCGGGAAATTATGATGAGTTCCAGAGAATGTATCAGCTGGCAAAACAGCAGACTCAGCAGGCATATGAGAAGCAGCAGAAGGAAATTGAGAAGCTTGAGGATTTCATAGCAAGAAACAAGGCTCGTGTAGCAACAACAAATATGGCAAAGAGCAGACAGAAAAAGCTTGACAAGATGGATATTATTGAAAAGGTTAAGGAAAAGGCTAAACCTATTTTCAAATTTAGAGAGGCAAGGGCTCCAGGAAGGTATATTTTCCAGACTGAAAATCTTGTAATCGGCTATGAATCGGCTTTGTCAAGTCCTTTGAATATCTCCTTGGAGAGAGGGCAAAAAGTAGCTGTAAAGGGAGTAAACGGTCTTGGTAAATCTACCCTGATGAAAACCCTTTTAGGTGTACAAAAGTCATTTGCAGGAAGTGTAAAGCTTGATGATTACCTGTATCCGGGCTACTTTGAACAGGAATCTGAACGTTATAACACAAATACTGCATTAGAAGAAGTGTGGAACGATTATCCCGGTATGAGCAATGCCGAGGTACGAGGAGCTTTGGCTAAATGCGGTTTGACTACAGAGCATATAACAAGCCAGATGATGGTACTAAGCGGCGGCGAAAACGCAAAGGTCAGACTGTGTAAGCTTATGTTGAAGGATGTTAACTGGCTTATATTGGATGAACCTACAAACCATTTGGATGTTGATGCAAAAGACGAGCTAAAAAGAGCATTGAGAGAGTTTAAGGGTACAGTACTACTGGTATGCCACGAACCTGAATTCTATGAGGATTGGGTTACCGATGTGTGGAATGTGGAGGACTGGACAACAAAAATAGTTTAA